Proteins from a genomic interval of Trifolium pratense cultivar HEN17-A07 linkage group LG6, ARS_RC_1.1, whole genome shotgun sequence:
- the LOC123891941 gene encoding transcriptional corepressor LEUNIG_HOMOLOG-like translates to MYGTYLMKYDLKLDVEVGLKIAQERSYQLWVKLKVIGKLIKSIDAPGGFLFEWWSVFWDIFISRTNEKHSEAAAAYIETQQTKAKEQLQMQLMQQRNVQLQRRDPNHPALSGLGGSLNAINSEGMLGQPPASVLAMKMYEERMKHPHSMDSEASPNLIDANRMALLKSATSHQGQLVHGNSGNMSNALQQLQARSTLTNDIKGDVNIGAGPKNLPLDTSVYRQAILQSKSGLGSAGLNQGVTSLPLKGWPLTGIDQLRPGLGVQVQKPNLTPQNQYMLASQQQQVLAQAQAQNSLGNSNYGDMDPRRLSGLPRGSLNVKDGQSNRNYGTISSQMQSGSPKMRMNQSQQSLSQQQEQLQQNQLQQARGRLRKKYRQ, encoded by the exons atgtATGGAACTTATTTGATGAAGTATGATTTGAAGTTGGATGTTGAAGTTGGGCTCAAAATCGCGCAAGAGAGGAGTTA CCAACTTTGGGTCAAGCTCAAAGTAATTGGGAAGCTGATAAAAT CAATTGATGCACCTGGAGGATTTCTTTTCGAGTGGTGGTCTGTCTTTTGGGATATATTCATCTCGAGAACAAATGAGAAACATTCTGAGGCTGCTGCCGCTTACATTGAG ACCCAGCAAACGAAGGCAAAAGAACAACTTCAAATGCAACTAATGCAGCAACGCAATGTCCAGTTACAGAGAAGAGATCCTAATCATCCTGCACTGAGTGGACTGGGTGGTTCCTTAAATGCCATTAACTCTGAAGGTATGTTGGGGCAGCCACCAGCAAGTGTGTTGGCTATGAAAATGTATGAAGAGCGAATGAAACACCCTCATTCAATGGATTCAGAAGCATCTCCAAATCTTATCGATGCGAATAGGATGGCTCTTCTCAAATCAGCAACAAGTCATCAAGG TCAGCTGGTTCATGGTAATTCAGGGAATATGTCCAATGCATTGCAGCAACTGCAAGCACGGTCTACTTTAACCAAT GACATCAAAGGAGATGTTAACATTGGCGCTGGTCCAAAGAATTTGCCTTTGGATACATCAGTTTATCGACAAGCAATTTTACAATCAAAATCTGGGTTAGGAAGTGCAG GATTAAATCAAGGAGTTACAAGTCTTCCGTTGAAGGGATGGCCTCTAACT GGAATTGATCAATTAAGACCTGGTTTGGGTGTACAAGTTCAGAAGCCTAATTTAACACCACAAAACCAATATATGTTAGCATCACAACAACAACAGGTCTTGGCGCAGGCTCAGGCACAAAACAGCCTTGGAAATTCTAATTATGGTGATATGGATCCGCGTAGACTTTCTGGTCTTCCCCGAGGTAGCTTAAATGTGAAGGATGGTCAATCTAACAGGAACTATGGAACCATTTCCTCCCAAATGCAATCAGGTTCACCTAAG atgaggatgaaccAGTCACAACAATCGTTATCTCAGCAGCAAGAGCAATTGCAGCAGAATCAACTTCAGCAG GCAAGAGGCAGGCTGAGGAAGAAGTACAGGCAGTGA